In Thermococcus bergensis, one DNA window encodes the following:
- a CDS encoding threonine--tRNA ligase, translated as MKMLLIHSDYLEYEVKDKALKKPEEISEEQKKGRLDEVLAAFISVEKVDEQNPEEVVEKAVKEIEDVAAQVKTKNIFVYPFAHLSSELGSPDVALKILKEIEEKLREKGYNVKRAPFGYYKAFKLSCKGHPLAELSRTIIPGEAKKEEEVPEALKKEEELVSYWYILTPEGELIEVDKFDFSGYENLKKFANYEISKSRVATEEPPHVKIMLEQELVDYEEGSDPGNLRYYPKGRLIKSLLENYVTEKVIEYGAMEVETPIMYDFEHPALEKYLNRFPARQYIVKSGDKKFFLRFAACFGQFLIKKDATISYRHLPLRMYELTRYSFRREKRGELSGLRRLRAFTMPDMHTVAKDLQQAMEEFKKQYKLSMEVLRGVGLTPEDYEVAIRFTEDFWNENRDFIVELARIIGKPVLIEMWKQRFFYFILKFEFNFVDNLDKAAALSTVQIDVENAQRFGITYYDENGEEKYPLILHCSPSGAIERVMYAILEKQAKLMKQGKKPMYPLWLSPIQVRVIPVSEKYLDYALYVAGKLEGAKIRVDVDDRNERLNKKIREAEKEWIPYIVVVGENEKRMGVITVRKREGGQYEMHIEDLIKEIKQKTEGFPYKPRPLPLLVSMRPRFRG; from the coding sequence ATGAAAATGCTGCTGATACACAGCGACTATCTCGAGTATGAGGTAAAGGACAAAGCCCTGAAAAAGCCCGAGGAGATAAGTGAAGAACAGAAGAAAGGCAGGCTTGATGAAGTTCTTGCTGCCTTTATAAGCGTGGAGAAGGTAGATGAGCAAAATCCAGAAGAAGTTGTTGAGAAGGCTGTTAAAGAGATAGAGGATGTTGCTGCTCAAGTAAAAACAAAGAACATTTTCGTTTATCCCTTCGCCCATCTAAGCAGCGAGCTCGGTTCTCCTGATGTAGCTCTAAAAATCCTCAAAGAGATCGAGGAAAAGCTCAGAGAGAAGGGTTACAACGTTAAGAGAGCACCGTTTGGATACTACAAGGCATTCAAACTCAGCTGCAAAGGTCACCCCCTAGCAGAGCTTTCAAGGACAATCATACCGGGTGAAGCAAAGAAGGAAGAGGAAGTGCCCGAAGCCCTCAAGAAGGAAGAGGAGCTCGTCAGCTACTGGTACATTCTCACGCCAGAAGGAGAGCTCATTGAGGTGGACAAGTTTGACTTCTCTGGCTATGAAAACCTCAAGAAGTTTGCAAACTATGAAATAAGCAAGAGCAGAGTTGCAACGGAAGAACCTCCTCATGTGAAGATAATGCTCGAACAGGAACTTGTGGACTACGAAGAGGGAAGCGACCCCGGAAACCTCAGGTACTATCCAAAGGGAAGGCTCATAAAGTCCCTTCTTGAGAACTACGTGACGGAAAAGGTTATCGAATATGGAGCAATGGAAGTTGAAACGCCAATTATGTATGACTTCGAGCACCCAGCCCTTGAGAAGTATCTCAACAGATTTCCAGCAAGGCAGTACATAGTAAAAAGCGGTGATAAAAAGTTCTTCCTCAGGTTTGCAGCCTGTTTTGGCCAGTTCCTCATAAAGAAGGACGCCACAATCAGCTATCGCCACCTGCCGCTTAGAATGTACGAGCTCACGAGGTACTCATTTAGAAGGGAAAAGCGCGGTGAGCTCTCCGGCCTGAGAAGGCTCAGGGCATTTACAATGCCCGATATGCACACGGTAGCCAAAGACCTACAGCAGGCAATGGAAGAGTTCAAAAAGCAGTACAAGCTCAGTATGGAAGTCCTTAGGGGAGTTGGGCTGACCCCAGAGGACTACGAAGTGGCAATAAGGTTCACAGAAGACTTCTGGAACGAAAACAGGGACTTCATAGTAGAGCTCGCAAGGATAATCGGAAAGCCTGTTTTAATCGAGATGTGGAAGCAGAGGTTCTTCTACTTCATCCTCAAGTTCGAGTTCAACTTCGTGGACAACCTCGACAAGGCAGCAGCGCTAAGCACGGTGCAGATAGATGTAGAAAACGCCCAAAGATTCGGCATAACCTACTACGACGAAAACGGAGAAGAGAAATATCCATTAATCCTCCACTGCTCGCCAAGTGGGGCAATAGAGAGAGTGATGTATGCTATCCTTGAAAAGCAGGCAAAGCTCATGAAGCAGGGCAAAAAGCCCATGTATCCGCTCTGGCTAAGTCCAATTCAGGTTAGAGTTATCCCCGTCAGCGAGAAGTACCTTGATTATGCCCTCTACGTTGCCGGAAAGCTTGAGGGAGCAAAGATAAGAGTCGACGTCGATGACAGAAACGAGAGGCTCAACAAGAAGATAAGGGAAGCAGAGAAAGAATGGATACCCTACATAGTTGTCGTCGGTGAAAACGAAAAGAGAATGGGAGTAATTACCGTCAGAAAAAGAGAAGGCGGACAGTATGAGATGCACATTGAAGACTTAATAAAAGAGATAAAGCAGAAAACAGAAGGGTTCCCCTACAAACCAAGGCCATTGCCGCTGCTTGTAAGCATGAGGCCGAGGTTCAGAGGATGA
- a CDS encoding TBP-interacting protein: protein MKYSELSDRVKGVYSRIRMLDDYHWDIYEDKIVGYHRKSRLPVRIKLAESKEEAEKLSEEKEEYGIDIAVLPDNGTFYIKNGTFILSDRFLKATLMDIHDHIVWGGFKVVERDGKLVQEDFYEYLGGLLVRHLKNNMMNGQDYVFWQFYKCEKCGKYVDIESVPEHLAKHGINVAEKDSEEYEIFELNFLEAKIFDKFGEEVPQSKFAPESQAFLKEMLGEPKAQEE, encoded by the coding sequence ATGAAATACAGCGAGCTAAGTGACAGGGTAAAGGGAGTTTACTCGAGAATAAGGATGCTTGATGATTACCATTGGGACATTTATGAAGACAAAATAGTGGGCTACCACAGAAAGAGCAGACTCCCAGTTAGGATAAAACTCGCGGAAAGTAAAGAAGAAGCTGAGAAATTAAGTGAAGAGAAAGAGGAGTATGGGATAGACATTGCAGTTCTTCCCGATAATGGAACTTTTTACATAAAGAACGGCACTTTCATACTTTCGGATAGATTTTTAAAAGCTACGTTAATGGATATCCACGACCATATCGTCTGGGGAGGATTTAAAGTCGTCGAGAGGGATGGAAAGCTTGTTCAAGAAGATTTTTATGAATATCTGGGCGGACTTTTAGTTAGGCATTTGAAGAACAACATGATGAACGGTCAGGATTACGTTTTCTGGCAGTTCTACAAGTGTGAAAAATGTGGAAAATACGTCGATATAGAGAGCGTCCCCGAACATCTAGCCAAACACGGTATCAATGTTGCAGAAAAAGACAGCGAAGAGTACGAGATATTCGAGCTGAACTTCCTTGAGGCAAAGATCTTCGATAAATTCGGAGAGGAAGTCCCACAAAGCAAGTTTGCTCCAGAATCACAGGCTTTCCTGAAGGAAATGCTTGGTGAACCAAAAGCTCAAGAAGAGTGA
- a CDS encoding translation initiation factor eIF-2B alpha/beta/delta subunit family protein (eIF-2BA; catalyzes the binding of GTP to IF2) produces the protein MLPEEIEELLKEMSEEKIHGASYLAKMGAKAYILLAERFEGEELVEKLKELGVEILNVNPTMASLYNLVRFMPITADPEFIKAKAEEFIKLSEEAKREIGNIGSELIDQNEVIITHSYSSTVFEILKKAKEKGKSFKVILTESEPDYEGLFLAKKLEELEIPFEVITDAQLGLFAKKATLALVGADNITKDGYVFNKAGTYPLALACHDNGVPFYVAAESFKIHPEAKAEDVKITERKFKRNHTIIRNYLFDATPWKYIRGIITELGILVPPKEI, from the coding sequence ATGCTTCCCGAAGAAATAGAAGAGCTCCTAAAAGAAATGAGTGAAGAAAAAATCCATGGAGCGTCATATCTGGCAAAAATGGGAGCTAAGGCTTACATACTGCTCGCGGAGAGGTTTGAAGGGGAAGAGTTGGTTGAAAAGCTCAAGGAACTCGGAGTTGAAATCCTCAACGTGAACCCCACCATGGCATCCCTGTACAATCTGGTGAGGTTCATGCCAATAACCGCAGATCCAGAGTTCATTAAGGCAAAAGCAGAGGAGTTCATAAAGCTGAGTGAAGAGGCAAAGCGAGAAATCGGGAACATTGGAAGTGAGCTGATAGATCAGAATGAAGTAATAATCACTCACTCCTATTCTTCCACAGTTTTTGAGATATTAAAGAAAGCCAAGGAGAAGGGGAAGAGCTTCAAGGTAATCTTAACCGAGAGCGAACCAGATTATGAAGGATTATTCCTTGCCAAAAAGCTTGAAGAACTTGAGATACCTTTTGAGGTTATAACAGACGCTCAGCTAGGACTTTTTGCAAAGAAAGCAACTTTAGCCTTGGTTGGAGCTGACAACATAACCAAGGATGGCTACGTTTTTAACAAAGCAGGAACTTACCCGCTTGCACTTGCCTGCCATGACAATGGAGTTCCCTTCTACGTAGCGGCGGAAAGCTTTAAAATACACCCAGAGGCAAAAGCTGAAGATGTTAAGATTACTGAGAGGAAGTTCAAGAGAAACCACACAATAATACGAAACTACCTTTTCGATGCAACACCTTGGAAGTACATAAGGGGAATAATCACAGAACTCGGCATTCTCGTACCGCCAAAAGAAATTTAA
- a CDS encoding aspartate/glutamate racemase family protein, producing the protein MKKIGIIGGTSPESTLYYYRKYIEISREKFEPYFFPELIIYSINFKDFKDNPNGWEGRKRILINAAKALEKAGAEVIGISANTPHIVFPEVKKEVNAKMVNIIDAVAEEAKRRNLKRLLLLGTKTTMTMPFYKNALEEKGFEVIVPKEEEIEEINRIIFEELMFENFRSKGWLIELIEGYAKGKNIEGVILGCTELPLAIKPGDVSVEVLDNAEIHMRALIEAAL; encoded by the coding sequence ATGAAGAAGATTGGGATAATAGGTGGCACAAGTCCAGAATCTACCCTCTACTACTACAGAAAATACATTGAGATTTCAAGGGAAAAGTTTGAGCCTTATTTCTTTCCGGAGCTGATAATCTACTCCATAAACTTCAAGGACTTCAAAGACAACCCCAATGGATGGGAAGGCAGAAAGAGAATTCTGATAAATGCCGCAAAGGCTCTTGAAAAGGCAGGTGCAGAGGTTATTGGAATCTCTGCAAACACTCCACACATTGTTTTTCCAGAAGTTAAGAAAGAAGTAAATGCTAAGATGGTCAACATAATCGATGCAGTCGCTGAAGAAGCAAAAAGGAGAAACCTCAAGCGGCTCCTTCTCTTGGGAACAAAAACCACGATGACAATGCCCTTTTACAAAAATGCTTTGGAAGAGAAGGGATTTGAGGTAATAGTTCCGAAAGAAGAGGAAATCGAAGAAATCAACAGGATAATCTTTGAGGAGCTGATGTTTGAAAACTTCAGAAGCAAAGGATGGCTCATTGAACTCATTGAGGGGTACGCAAAAGGCAAAAACATTGAAGGCGTTATACTCGGCTGCACTGAGCTTCCCCTTGCAATAAAGCCGGGGGATGTGAGTGTTGAAGTTTTGGATAATGCTGAAATTCACATGAGGGCTTTGATAGAGGCTGCTCTCTGA